In Paenacidovorax monticola, the genomic window TCCTGGAGAAGAAGTCTGGCGGCAAGCTCGCCATGAAGGTCTACGCGGCCACGCAGCTTGGCTCCGAGGCGCAGATGATCGCCGCCGTGCGCGGTGGCGTGCAGGACATCGTCATCACCTCCACCGCGCCCGTGGCGACGATGATCAAGGAGTACCTGCTGTTCGACCTGCCCTTCTTGCTTCAGAACGAAAAGGAGGCCGACGCCCTGCTCGACGGCCCGGTGGGCCAGAAGCTGCTCGACATGGCCCAGCCCAAGAACATGATCGGCCTGTGCTACTGGGAAAACGGCTTCCGCCAGGTGACCAACAGCAAGCACGAGGTGAAGGACTTGGCGGGCCTGTCGGGCCTGAAGCTGCGCGTGATGCAGAACCCGGTCTACATCGATGCGTTCAAGACCCTGGGGGCGAACGCCATTCCCATGCCCTTCACCGAGCTGTACACGGCCATGGAAAGCCGCGCCATCGACGCGGAAGAAAACCCCATCGCCATCATCCACTCGAACAAGTTCTACGAAGTCCAGAAGTACGTCACGCTCACCAACCACGCCTACGCGCCCTACGTGGTGCTGCTGGCCAAGAGCACCTGGGACAAGCTGGCCGCGCCCGAGCGCGAGGCCCTGCGCGCGAGCTGCACCGAGGCGCGCGACTACCAGCGCACCTTGAGCCGCCGCATGACCTCCGAGCTGACCAACAAGCTCAGGAAGGAGGGCATGACCGTGACGCCGCTCGCACCCGCCGAGGTGCAGAAGATGCGCGACAAGCTCAAGCCCGTGACCGAGCGCTACACCGCCGAGATCGGCCCCGACCTCGTGGCCCAGGCCCAGCAGGAGCTGGCCAAGCTGCGCAAGTAATCCACCCCGCCACCTTTGTCAGGAGACCGCACCATGAAGATCAAATCCGTCCGCGCCCGCGTCTTTGAATGGAAGGGCAAGACCGTTCCGCCCCAGGGCAATTTCTGCTCCAACGCCATGGACCTCGTCTACTCCAAGACCGAGACCATGAGCACCTTCCGCTTCCATTCGTGGACCGTGGTGGAGATCGAGACCGACGACGGCATCGTCGGCCTGGGCAACGTGGCCCTGGCCCCCAAGATCGCCAAGGCCATCATCGACGAGTACCTCGCGCCGCTGGTCATCGGCCAGGACCCATGGGACTACGAATACCTGTGGCAGCGCATGTACCGCAGCACCCATGCCTGGGGCCGCAAGGGCGTGACCATGGCCGCCATCTCGGCCGTGGACCTGGCGATCTGGGACATCCTGGGCAAGAGCGTGAACAAGCCCGTGTTCAAGCTGCTGGGCGGCCGCACCAAGGAAAAGATCCCCTGCTACTACAGCAAGCTCTACCGCACCGACATCAAGGAGATGCAGGACGAGGCGCAGAAATTCCTCGACCAGGGCTTCACCATGTTCAAGTCGCGCTTCGGCTACGGCCCGGCGCACGGCACGCAGGGCGTGAAGGAGAACCTCAAGGCCGTCGAGGCGCTGCGCGAGGTGATCGGCTACGACAACGACCTGATGCTCGAGTGCTACATGGGCTGGAACCTGGAGTACGCCAAGCGCATGCTGCCCAAGCTGGAGAAGTTCCAGCCGCGCTGGGTCGAGGAGCCGGTGATCGCCGACGACATCGACGGCTACGCC contains:
- a CDS encoding TRAP transporter substrate-binding protein gives rise to the protein MKIARKTAAAVAAAVAAACLATGALAQTKALRLGHGIAEEHPLGQGAIQFAKILEKKSGGKLAMKVYAATQLGSEAQMIAAVRGGVQDIVITSTAPVATMIKEYLLFDLPFLLQNEKEADALLDGPVGQKLLDMAQPKNMIGLCYWENGFRQVTNSKHEVKDLAGLSGLKLRVMQNPVYIDAFKTLGANAIPMPFTELYTAMESRAIDAEENPIAIIHSNKFYEVQKYVTLTNHAYAPYVVLLAKSTWDKLAAPEREALRASCTEARDYQRTLSRRMTSELTNKLRKEGMTVTPLAPAEVQKMRDKLKPVTERYTAEIGPDLVAQAQQELAKLRK
- a CDS encoding L-rhamnonate dehydratase, yielding MKIKSVRARVFEWKGKTVPPQGNFCSNAMDLVYSKTETMSTFRFHSWTVVEIETDDGIVGLGNVALAPKIAKAIIDEYLAPLVIGQDPWDYEYLWQRMYRSTHAWGRKGVTMAAISAVDLAIWDILGKSVNKPVFKLLGGRTKEKIPCYYSKLYRTDIKEMQDEAQKFLDQGFTMFKSRFGYGPAHGTQGVKENLKAVEALREVIGYDNDLMLECYMGWNLEYAKRMLPKLEKFQPRWVEEPVIADDIDGYAELNQLTSIPISGGEHEFSLYGFKQLLERKAVSVVQYDTNRVGGITAAHKINALCESYSVPVVPHAGQMHNYHLTMSSMASPMSEYFPMFDVEVGNELFYYIFDGEPVAENGFLQLDDNTPGLGLTLKTEFLDQFHIIE